The Myxocyprinus asiaticus isolate MX2 ecotype Aquarium Trade chromosome 31, UBuf_Myxa_2, whole genome shotgun sequence genome has a segment encoding these proteins:
- the vtna gene encoding vitronectin a: protein MRLILLLGLLTFTYAAEESCIERCENGFDATKNCQCDSMCTYYKSCCKDYESTCHIITRGDTFPFYPEDDEEESNSTEESIRSRSQHNMVTPSPATFAEILSLLTTTTQVLDSKPDDKTKPVIATAATPTSPFGLTSIKTLSPTTTESTTITEDPTPTKAKDPDAEVCSGRPFDSFMQLKNGSIYAFRGEYFFELDEKSVLPGYPKLIQDIWGIKGPIDAAFTRINCQGKTYIFKGNKYWRFDDGVLDEDFPRNISVGFEKIPDNLDAAFAIPAHSHHGKERVYFFKGDQYYQYEFRHQPSHRECIQLSLRSPSALFRRYTNIYYDRWFEHFNQLFGGALNHHGDHRFINKDWIGIKSPVDAVLAGRLYVTPRSPSRRRQDRRDYRRDWDQQWDQHHRQQWDQQWGSRRRQNRSPYWESMAERGISIGQEFNQRFDQDRWRDQDRHRDYYLRRNDDDYDYRYNPSEDIAYDILRRSQPLQSVYFFQGDHYYRVDLRTKRVDYANPPYPRPIGKYWLGCKDTPGAEKR from the exons ATGAGGCTTATTCTGCTGCTAGGACTTCTTACCTTCACATATGCGGCTGAAG AGTCTTGTATTGAGCGGTGTGAAAATGGTTTCGACGCCACCAAGAACTGTCAGTGTGACTCCATGTGTACTTACTACAAGAGCTGTTGCAAAGACTATGAGTCCACTTGTCATATTATAA CTCGTGGAGACACCTTTCCCTTTTATCCTGAAGATGATGAAGAGGAATCAAACAGCACAGAGGAGTCAATCAGATCCAGATCACAGCACAACATGGTGACCCCATCTCCTGCAACCTTTGCAGAAATATTAAGCCTATTAACTACAACTACGCAAGTCTTGGACTCAAAGCCAGATGATAAGACAAAACCAGTGATTGCCACTGCTGCCACTCCAACTTCACCTTTTGGATTAACCTCCATTAAGACTTTAAGCCCAACCACAACTGAAAGCACAACCATAACTGAAGACCCCACACCAACAAAGGCTAAAGACCCTGATGCTGAAGTCTGCAGTGGTAGACCCTTTGACTCCTTCATGCAGCTTAAAAATGGCTCTATTTACGCCTTCAGGG GAGAATATTTTTTTGAGCTTGATGAGAAATCAGTTTTGCCCGGGTACCCAAAGCTCATCCAAGACATCTGGGGAATTAAAGGTCCAATAGATGCTGCTTTCACTCGCATAAACTGCCAAGGAAAGACTTACATCTTTAAA GGTAATAAATACTGGAGGTTTGATGATGGTGTACTAGATGAGGACTTCCCACGAAATATTTCTGTAGGATTTGAGAAGATACCAGACAATCTGGATGCTGCCTTTGCCATTCCTGCTCATAGCCACCATGGGAAAGAGagggtttatttttttaaag GAGACCAATATTACCAGTATGAGTTCAGGCACCAGCCATCGCATAGGGAGTGCATTCAATTGTCATTGAGATCTCCTTCAGCACTCTTCAGAAGATACACTAACATTTATTATGACAGATGGTTTGAACACTTCAACCAGCTCTTCGGTGGAG CCCTAAATCATCATGGTGACCATCGCTTCATCAACAAAGACTGGATTGGCATCAAATCTCCTGTGGATGCAGTGCTGGCTGGCAGACTTTACGTCACTCCAAGATCGCCCAGCAGGAGGCGCCAGGACAGGCGGGATTACCGGCGGGATTGGGACCAGCAGTGGGACCAACATCATAGGCAGCAATGGGATCAACAATGGGGCTCCAGACGCAGACAGAATAGATCTCCATACTGGGAGAGTATGGCTGAGAGGGGCATCAGTATTGGACAGGAGTTCAATCAGCGGTTTGACCAGGACAGGTGGAGAGACCAGGACAGACACAGAGACTATTATCTTAGGAGGAATGATGATGATTATGACTACAGGTACAACCCTTCCGAAGACATAGCCTATGACATACTGCGCAGGAGCCAGCCCTTACAAAGTGTCTACTTCTTCCAAGGAG ATCATTATTATCGAGTAGATCTGCGAACCAAGCGAGTTGACTATGCAAACCCTCCATACCCGAGACCTATTGGCAAATACTGGCTTGGCTGCAAAGACACACCAGGGGCAGAAAAAAGATGA
- the sarm1 gene encoding NAD(+) hydrolase SARM1, translated as MFLSIVFYLSKICRYFSMFSSERLSVPEYVSRLHPRRTVSDPKAVSPGISTDVQIVLDGSLPALRSAIKTLKSSKDTGDLDETRRAIAETFQLVEEAWVLPTVGRQVAEEICIRIRLDGGLELLLQLLQTPAVEITYESAKLLEQILVSENRDYVARMGLGVILNLTREQEDAQLARSVSGILEHMFKHTEETSAQLITHGALDALLYWCRGTDPTVLRHCAVALANCAMYGGHQCQRLMIEKQAADWLFPLAFSKEDELIRFYACLAVAVLAANREIEKEVVKSGTLELVEPFIASLDPDEFARNLLDSADSMQGRTAADLQHLLPLLDGTRLEGKCIAAFYLCVETSIKSRQRNTKIFQEIGAVQSLKRIVMYSSNGTVCSLAKRALTMMGEDVPRRILSSVPNWKSGEVQTWLQQIGFSAFSDQFQELQVDGDLLLTITEQDLIHDLGMNSGLTRKRFLRDLRVLKTYANYSTCDPNNLADLLADIDPRFLQYTYGLVQSGVDRKNIAHITDQQLQLDCHIENGIHRAKILSATCHPAKPCLTDSQPAGPDVFISYRRTTGSQLASLLKVHLQLRGFSVFIDVEKLEAGRFEEKLITSVQRARNFILVLSANALDKCMGDVAMKDWVHKEIVTALNGKKNIIPVTDNFIWPDPASLPEDMSTILKFNGIKWSHEYQEATIEKILRFLQGCPSLENPEKTAKTDKKDPHKK; from the exons ATGTTTTTATCCATTGTCTTTTACCTCAGCAAGATCTGCCGTTATTTCTCCATGTTTAGCTCAGAAAGACTCTCGGTTCCTGAATATGTCAGTCGGTTGCACCCCCGGAGGACGGTCTCTGACCCTAAGGCCGTCTCTCCAGGCATCAGCACCGACGTCCAGATCGTGTTGGACGGCTCTCTCCCTGCGCTGCGCTCCGCAATCAAAACACTAAAGTCTTCTAAAGATACTGGAGATCTGGATGAGACCCGCCGGGCCATTGCCGAAACTTTCCAGCTGGTTGAAGAGGCTTGGGTGCTTCCCACGGTGGGCCGACAGGTCGCAGAGGAGATCTGCATCAGAATCCGGTTGGATGGAGGTCTAGAGTTACTCTTGCAGTTGCTTCAGACACCTGCTGTAGAAATTACCTATGAGTCTGCCAAGCTCCTTGAGCAGATTTTGGTCTCAGAAAACAG GGACTATGTGGCACGCATGGGACTCGGTGTCATACTGAACCTCACCCGTGAGCAGGAGGATGCCCAGCTGGCACGAAGCGTGTCGGGTATCCTCGAGCACATGTTTAAACACACAGAGGAGACATCTGCCCAGCTCATCACTCACGGAGCACTGGATGCTCTGCTGTATTGGTGCCGTGGAACAGACCCAACTGTACTACGCCACTGCGCTGTGGCACTGGCTAACTGCGCTATGTATGGTGGGCATCAGTGTCAAAGGCTGATGATCGAAAAACAGGCGGCCGATTGGCTGTTCCCTCTGGCTTTCTCCAAAGAGGACGAACTGATCCGTTTCTATGCCTGTCTGGCTGTGGCTGTGCTGGCAGCTAACAGGGAGATTGAGAAAGAGGTGGTGAAGTCTGGCACGCTGGAGCTGGTGGAGCCCTTCATCGCCTCGTTAGACCCTGATGAGTTTGCACGCAACCTTTTGGATAGCGCAGACAGTATGCAGGGCCGCACAGCTGCAGATCTGCAACACTTGCTGCCTCTGCTGGATGGCACACGGCTCGAGGGGAAATGCATTGCAGCATTCTACCTGTGCGTGGAGACTAGTATAAAATCCCGTCAACGTAATACCAAG ATATTTCAGGAGATTGGGGCTGTTCAGAGTCTTAAGAGAATTGTCATGTACTCCAGTAATGGCACAGTTTGCTCTCTGGCTAAGCGGGCCCTCACGATGATGGGCGAGGATGTCCCGCGTCGTATCCTTTCATCTGTACCCAACTGGAAGAGTGGAGAGGTACAGACCTGGCTGCAGCAGATTGGCTTCAGTGCATTCAGTGATCAGTTTCAG GAGCTGCAGGTGGATGGAGATCTACTGCTTACTATTACAGAACAAGATCTGATCCATGATCTGGGCATGAATTCTGGGCTCACTCGCAAGAG GTTTCTAAGAGACCTGCGTGTACTGAAGACCTACGCCAACTACTCCACATGTGACCCTAATAACTTGGCAGACTTACTGGCGGACATAGACCCACGATTCCTTCAGTACACCTATGGCCTGGTTCAGTCAGGTGTTGATCGGAAAAATATCGCCCATATTACAGACCAACAGCTGCAGTTGGACTGCCACATAGAGAATGGCATCCATCGTGCCAAGATTCTCTCTGCCACCTGCCATCCTGCTAAACCCTGCTTAACTGACTCCCAGCCTGCTGGTCCTGATGTATTCATCAGCTACCGTCGCACCACTGGGTCACAGCTTGCCAG CCTGCTAAAGGTGCATCTACAATTACGTGGTTTCAGTGTCTTCATCGATGTGGAGAAGCTAGAGGCTGGCAGGTTTGAAGAGAAGCTGATCACGAGCGTGCAGCGTGCACGCAACTTCATCTTAGTGCTTTCAGCCAATGCACTGGACAAATGCATGGGGGATGTTGCCATGAAGGACTGGGTACATAAG GAGATTGTCACTGCTTTAAATGGAAAGAAGAACATCATCCCTGTCACTGATAACTTCATTTGGCCCGATCCGGCCTCTCTGCCTGAGGATATGAGCACCATTCTCAAATTTAATGGCATTAA GTGGTCCCATGAGTATCAGGAAGCCACTATTGAAAAGATTCTGCGTTTCCTTCAAGGATGCCCCAGCCTAGAGAACCcagaaaaaacagcaaaaacagacaaaaaagatCCACATAAGAAATAA